In Onthophagus taurus isolate NC chromosome 6, IU_Otau_3.0, whole genome shotgun sequence, a genomic segment contains:
- the LOC111428042 gene encoding uncharacterized protein: MKTKRIVRKSTTKTTSKTIKKPTDIKQKVLKMLAVMEKQQSASSSSTTSGSSSTAISPENGAHAKEFLSSGRTGRRNAMPNILGEHAVVSSSDLPGRLQALTTTEKQDDVEKDAKPGPSCSKS; the protein is encoded by the exons atgaaaacgaaaagaatcGTCCGAAAATCGACCACCAAAACCACTTCTAAAACCATCAAAAAACCAACCGATATCAAACAAAAAG tattaaaGATGCTTGCTGTAATGGAAAAGCAACAATCTGCTAGTTCGAGCAGCACTACTAGTGGAAGTAGTTCCACGGCGATATCTCCGGAAAACGGAGCTCACGCGAAGGAGTTTCTATCTTCGGGTCGAACCGGACGTCGAAACGCGATGCCAAATATACTCGGTGAACACGCGGTTGTGAGCAGCTCCGATTTACCGGGTAGATTACAAGCTTTGACGACGACTGAAAAACAAGATGACGTCGAGAAAGATGCAAAACCAGGACCgagttgttctaaaagttga
- the LOC111427839 gene encoding uncharacterized protein, with amino-acid sequence MFLIFVLISTILPQICITSNDTNEIVNQDGIWGPILEDLATKPISYREKRVMRIIPVGNAFVPSTLTDRISDGSPSITIQDDKESKISPGKVLSGSNHPTKLKPTSNSGRQVSETDLYLLGAIEKLVFRMDFMEKRLRKLEQMLYYVMAGSRIDKEPCLENYTRVGSSCYLFHANAGREMDWKAASSYCKKHGSTLAEMETIEENQDIVGFIQSTPNLRGKDFWTGGLNPGLLWIWSNSARPVSTATSGNKKNPSAQEIIGDGRCLRLAYDTALRSYNYKGSDCSIRYGFICEVIDNTGSNEISRIGRSKNILLDEL; translated from the exons GTTAACCAAGACGGTATTTGGGGTCCGATTTTAGAAGATTTAGCAACAAAACCGATTAGTTATAGGGAAAAAAGGGTTATGAGGATAATCCCGGTTGGAAACGCTTTCGTGCCATCAACACTAACCGATAGAATCTCGGATGGTTCTCCTTCAATTACCATTCAAGATGACAAAGAAAGTAAAATTTCACCCGGGAAAGTTTTAAGTGGAAGTAATCATCCGACTAAATTAAAACCTACTTCAAATTCTGGACGACAAGTTTCCGAAACCGATCTCTATTTACTCGGTGCCATCGAAAAACTTGTTTTTAGAATGGATTTTATGGAGAAACGATTAAGAAAACTTGAACAAATGTTGTATTATGTGATGGCGGGGAGCAGAATTGATAAAG aaccATGTTTAGAAAATTATACAAGAGTTGGTAGTAGTTGTTATCTATTTCATGCAAACGCTGGGAGGGAAATGGATTGGAAAGCAGCTAGTTCTTATTGCAAAAAACATGGAAGTACATTAGCTGAAATGGAAACTATTGAGGAGAATCAAGATATTGTTGGATTTATTCAATCTACGCCCAATCTAAGAG gTAAAGATTTTTGGACTGGAGGTTTAAATCCGGGTTTATTATGGATATGGAGTAACAGTGCTCGACCAGTTTCAACAGCAACCTCTGGCAATAAAAAGAATCCGTCAGCACAAGAAATTATTGGTGATGGAAGGTGTTTGCGTCTCGCTTATGACACGGCATTGAGATCTTATAATTATAAAGGATCAGATTGTTCTATTCGATATGGATTTATTTGCGAGGTAATAGATAATACCGGAAGTAACGAAATAAGTAGGATCGGAAGGAGCAAAAACATCCTTTTAGATGAACTGTAA